A region of Allocoleopsis franciscana PCC 7113 DNA encodes the following proteins:
- the purN gene encoding phosphoribosylglycinamide formyltransferase, producing MNHQSVLVDTTTDFLISPPISPHHSTNSSPMKLGIMASGSGSNFEAVAQAIKDGQLNAQIQVLIYNNPGIKAVERAERWGVPSVLLNHRDYKRREELDTAIVEVLQQYQVEWVVMAGWMRIVTPVLINAFPDQIINIHPSLLPSFKGAHAIEKALEAGVKITGCTVHLVCPEVDSGLILVQAAVPVLPLDTPETLHARIQVQEHRILPQAIAQLAPRTTSVTL from the coding sequence ATGAATCATCAATCCGTATTAGTTGATACGACTACCGACTTCTTAATTTCACCCCCTATTTCTCCCCATCACTCCACAAATTCTTCTCCCATGAAACTGGGAATCATGGCATCTGGAAGTGGCAGTAATTTTGAGGCTGTTGCTCAAGCGATAAAAGACGGGCAACTCAACGCCCAAATTCAAGTCTTAATTTACAATAATCCCGGTATCAAAGCCGTAGAAAGAGCTGAACGTTGGGGCGTTCCTTCTGTACTGCTCAATCATCGAGACTACAAACGCCGAGAAGAGTTAGACACGGCTATTGTTGAAGTGTTGCAGCAGTACCAGGTAGAGTGGGTGGTGATGGCAGGCTGGATGCGAATTGTCACACCTGTGTTAATCAACGCCTTTCCTGACCAAATCATCAACATCCATCCCAGTTTATTACCCAGTTTTAAGGGTGCTCACGCTATAGAAAAAGCCCTAGAAGCGGGTGTAAAAATTACTGGCTGTACAGTACATTTGGTGTGCCCAGAAGTAGATAGTGGCCTGATTTTGGTACAAGCTGCCGTCCCGGTGTTGCCTCTTGATACACCAGAAACTCTTCATGCTCGAATTCAAGTCCAGGAGCATCGAATCTTACCACAAGCAATCGCGCAGCTTGCCCCTAGGACGACTTCAGTAACCCTTTAA
- a CDS encoding preprotein translocase subunit SecD — protein MDKRYDSILLAMSNPKQQLSLTTVPVRLIGLPVTLVLFLTGCGLQKLVDQQVSDRARCPFNGMELTLQIQPPTGARGITPELNDAVKNILKQRISGLGIKGAAIQTINQEQLLIQLPDEKDAQQAERVLGSIGELDFRQQKSGTETQLPIELQVRERLLQKQDELRKTGDAKALAENQKALDRSQEAIANLFERTDLSGKNLKDSYSQPSSDSSRWEITLRFDDKGEEAFAQLTKDLAGTGRAIGVFLDNSLISSPVVGPEYAQTGILGGSAVISGNFTAQSAHELAIQLRSGALPAPLKVLSNLRVNKNRCP, from the coding sequence GTGGATAAGCGCTATGACAGTATTCTATTAGCCATGTCTAACCCAAAACAACAGTTAAGCCTTACAACTGTGCCAGTAAGATTAATTGGTCTTCCGGTAACGCTCGTATTATTTTTGACAGGTTGTGGGTTACAGAAATTAGTTGACCAACAAGTCTCTGATCGCGCTCGTTGTCCATTCAATGGGATGGAATTAACCCTACAAATTCAACCTCCCACAGGTGCTCGTGGCATCACACCTGAACTCAACGACGCTGTGAAAAACATCTTGAAGCAGCGAATTAGCGGTTTGGGCATAAAAGGGGCGGCAATACAAACAATTAATCAAGAGCAACTGTTGATTCAACTCCCAGATGAGAAAGACGCGCAACAGGCAGAACGAGTACTGGGTAGCATAGGAGAGTTAGATTTTCGCCAGCAGAAATCGGGGACAGAAACACAGCTACCCATTGAACTTCAAGTCAGGGAAAGACTTCTACAAAAGCAGGACGAATTGAGGAAAACGGGTGATGCAAAGGCACTGGCGGAAAATCAAAAAGCCCTAGATAGAAGTCAAGAAGCGATCGCAAACTTATTTGAACGTACCGATTTAAGCGGTAAAAATCTCAAAGATTCTTACTCACAGCCTAGCTCAGACAGTAGTCGCTGGGAAATTACCCTCCGTTTTGATGACAAAGGAGAGGAAGCGTTTGCTCAGTTGACCAAAGACTTGGCAGGTACAGGTCGTGCGATTGGTGTTTTCCTCGACAATAGTCTAATTAGCTCTCCCGTAGTTGGGCCAGAATATGCACAAACTGGCATTCTTGGTGGGAGTGCTGTTATTAGTGGTAACTTTACAGCTCAATCTGCCCATGAGTTAGCGATACAGTTACGAAGTGGAGCATTACCAGCTCCTTTAAAAGTACTGAGTAATCTTCGAGTCAATAAAAACCGTTGTCCATAA
- a CDS encoding carbohydrate ABC transporter permease, with protein sequence MTNNFKPSPPQPWLDNDAIAAWIFLAPALILLGFFLLWPMAYLVYLSFTSGSFTLTGIHWIGLRNYLRLALDPDFWQVLGNTLYFTVATVLPSLIIPLGLGILLNQSLALRGLLRTAYFIPSITSLVAVGLGFRWLFQTEGPVNALLNFLGFASIPWLGSTTWAMPILILLSSWKQLGFNMVVFLAGLQAIPPSRYEAAELDGANSWQKFWYITLPGLRPTLIFATITTAIFTLRSFEQVYMITGGGPLNSTNVLVYYIYEQAFALFDFGYAAAAATVLLCLTLVLVYLQLKTSGDES encoded by the coding sequence ATGACGAATAATTTTAAACCTTCCCCTCCGCAACCCTGGCTAGATAATGATGCGATCGCCGCCTGGATTTTCTTAGCCCCCGCCCTAATTCTCCTTGGATTCTTCCTGCTGTGGCCCATGGCTTATCTGGTATACCTGAGCTTTACTAGCGGAAGTTTCACCTTAACAGGTATTCATTGGATTGGTTTGAGAAACTATCTCCGCCTAGCCCTCGACCCCGATTTTTGGCAGGTTCTCGGCAATACGCTTTATTTCACCGTTGCCACCGTCCTGCCCAGCCTGATTATTCCCTTGGGATTAGGCATCTTACTCAATCAGTCATTAGCCCTGCGGGGACTGCTGCGAACCGCCTATTTCATTCCGTCCATTACCTCTTTAGTTGCCGTTGGACTAGGGTTTCGCTGGCTGTTTCAAACCGAAGGTCCCGTGAATGCATTGCTCAATTTTCTGGGTTTTGCATCGATTCCCTGGCTAGGCAGCACCACTTGGGCGATGCCCATCCTGATTTTATTAAGCAGTTGGAAACAGCTCGGTTTTAACATGGTGGTATTCCTGGCAGGACTCCAAGCCATTCCTCCGAGTCGCTATGAAGCGGCTGAATTAGATGGTGCTAATTCCTGGCAAAAATTCTGGTACATTACCCTTCCCGGATTGCGACCTACCTTAATTTTTGCCACCATTACGACAGCAATTTTTACATTACGGAGTTTCGAGCAGGTTTATATGATCACGGGCGGTGGCCCTCTCAACTCCACTAATGTACTGGTTTACTACATTTACGAACAAGCCTTTGCTTTGTTTGATTTTGGCTACGCTGCGGCGGCGGCTACCGTGTTGCTCTGCTTGACACTCGTGCTGGTTTATCTACAACTCAAAACCAGTGGCGACGAAAGTTGA
- a CDS encoding ABC1 kinase family protein has product MSQLNQVFPAQGLREPLRRYDAKTIGRYYRSRPWAAIGRALTIIWSFAQFIFSLKWDDWRNQTERNKFKRAAQLRQILTRLGPTFIKVGQALSTRPDLVRKDFLDELIKLQDQLPPFDNALAFSIIEAELGQPVTELFSEISSNPVAAASLGQVYRAFLHTGEEVAVKVQRPNLLPTLTLDLYLMRWAAGWLSPWLPLNLGHDLTLIVDEFGIKLFEEVDYINEGRNAEKFAHNFRDDATVKVPIIYWRYSSVRVLTLEWIHGFKLTDTASISAAGLDTDKIIQVGVISGLRQLLEHGFFHADPHPGNLFALPDGRMAYIDFGMMDQLEQYTKETIAASIVHLINKDYVELAKNFVKLGFLTPDTDITPIIPALEVVLGEAMGESVRNFNFKTITDQFSELMYDYPFRVPAKFALIIRSLVTQEGLALTLNPNFKIVEVSYPYVARRLLTGESPEMRRHLIEVLFKDEKFQWQRLENMIAIARSDNHFDLLPTAQLGLQFILSEEGQFLRRQLLLALTEDDRLHTQEVQRLWNLVKDDLKPGRLFNVALNSLTELSIEGVASILPLATILKNE; this is encoded by the coding sequence GTGAGTCAGCTAAACCAAGTTTTTCCTGCTCAGGGTTTAAGGGAACCACTCAGACGCTACGACGCAAAAACGATCGGACGATACTACCGCTCCCGACCTTGGGCAGCCATCGGTCGTGCCCTCACGATTATCTGGTCTTTTGCCCAATTTATTTTCAGTCTCAAGTGGGATGACTGGCGCAATCAAACAGAGCGCAACAAGTTTAAACGAGCGGCTCAGCTCCGGCAAATCCTCACACGCTTAGGACCAACCTTTATTAAAGTCGGGCAAGCTCTCTCCACACGCCCTGACTTAGTGCGGAAAGACTTTTTAGACGAACTGATTAAGTTACAAGATCAGCTACCGCCCTTTGATAATGCCTTGGCGTTCTCCATTATTGAAGCCGAGTTGGGACAACCTGTAACAGAATTATTTAGCGAAATTTCTTCCAATCCAGTTGCCGCCGCCAGTCTCGGACAAGTGTATCGAGCTTTTCTGCACACGGGAGAAGAAGTAGCGGTTAAGGTGCAGCGCCCCAATTTGCTCCCTACTCTGACCTTAGACCTGTATTTGATGCGCTGGGCGGCGGGTTGGCTTTCTCCCTGGCTTCCTCTGAATTTGGGGCATGACTTAACGTTAATTGTTGATGAATTCGGCATCAAATTATTTGAAGAAGTCGATTACATTAACGAAGGACGCAACGCGGAAAAATTTGCCCACAATTTCCGCGATGATGCAACGGTTAAAGTCCCCATCATTTACTGGCGCTACAGTAGTGTACGAGTCCTCACTTTAGAGTGGATTCATGGCTTTAAGTTAACCGATACCGCTAGTATTAGTGCGGCTGGACTAGATACAGACAAAATCATTCAAGTCGGTGTTATTTCGGGTCTGCGTCAGCTTTTGGAACATGGATTTTTCCATGCTGATCCCCATCCCGGCAACTTGTTTGCCTTACCGGATGGGCGCATGGCGTATATTGACTTTGGCATGATGGATCAGCTAGAGCAATATACCAAGGAAACGATCGCTGCATCCATCGTCCACCTGATTAATAAAGACTACGTTGAACTAGCGAAGAACTTTGTTAAACTCGGCTTTTTAACCCCAGATACCGATATTACGCCCATTATTCCAGCGTTAGAGGTGGTGCTGGGAGAAGCGATGGGTGAAAGTGTGCGGAACTTCAACTTCAAAACCATTACCGATCAATTTTCGGAGTTGATGTATGATTATCCGTTCCGTGTACCAGCGAAGTTTGCTTTAATTATTCGTTCGTTGGTGACTCAGGAAGGCTTAGCACTAACGTTGAATCCTAATTTCAAAATCGTTGAGGTATCCTACCCCTATGTAGCGCGGCGTCTGCTTACGGGTGAATCCCCAGAAATGCGGCGGCATCTGATTGAAGTATTATTCAAAGATGAGAAATTCCAGTGGCAGCGGTTGGAGAATATGATTGCGATCGCTCGTTCTGACAACCACTTCGATTTACTACCCACGGCTCAATTAGGGTTGCAGTTTATCCTCTCCGAGGAAGGTCAGTTTTTGCGCCGTCAACTGCTTCTCGCTTTAACCGAAGATGACCGACTGCACACCCAAGAAGTTCAACGTCTTTGGAATTTGGTTAAAGATGACTTGAAACCAGGGCGTTTGTTCAATGTTGCGTTGAATTCTCTGACTGAACTTTCCATCGAAGGTGTAGCCTCAATTTTGCCGCTGGCTACTATCCTGAAAAATGAATAG
- a CDS encoding CAP family protein — protein MNPLRFAILALTGLTATTLTTVGVVGTSVLAKSQGTSQPPPIPLVAQATNLTKFRQEALDTHNKLRAKHGAPPMKLSNTLNQKAQRWAQNLARLGKLQHSGPGENLYWSTADATGNAVVQMWYDEVKDYNYNKPAFSMNTGHFTQVVWKGSGELGCGKAKGSKGYYVVCNYNPPGNMQGAFATNVGRPK, from the coding sequence ATGAACCCTCTTCGTTTTGCAATATTGGCTTTGACTGGATTGACCGCGACGACTCTCACCACTGTTGGAGTTGTGGGTACTTCTGTACTCGCCAAATCACAGGGGACTTCCCAGCCGCCACCCATACCGCTTGTTGCTCAAGCGACAAACCTCACAAAGTTTCGGCAAGAAGCTCTGGACACACATAACAAACTTCGAGCTAAGCATGGCGCTCCTCCCATGAAGCTCAGTAATACCCTAAATCAAAAAGCCCAGAGATGGGCACAGAACCTAGCGAGGCTCGGTAAGCTACAACACAGTGGGCCTGGAGAAAACCTTTATTGGTCAACGGCTGATGCGACCGGTAACGCCGTCGTCCAAATGTGGTACGACGAAGTTAAAGACTATAACTATAACAAGCCAGCCTTTAGCATGAATACCGGGCACTTTACCCAAGTTGTTTGGAAAGGGTCTGGTGAATTGGGCTGTGGGAAAGCTAAGGGGTCAAAGGGGTATTACGTTGTTTGTAACTACAATCCTCCTGGGAACATGCAGGGAGCTTTTGCGACGAATGTTGGTCGTCCGAAGTAA
- a CDS encoding CPBP family intramembrane glutamic endopeptidase, which yields MANQLPDQPEIEPLTRTQVLIAMGVTALVLLFVAKLWLHLGSVILLPLEGTPEALLLGLGIALGITVLSSLVYRLWPAYRQSADYYLQMVLKPLVLPDLIWLGLLPGMSEELLFRGVMLPAVGLNATGVVASSLLFGVLHLSGPQQWPYVVWATAVGLLLGFSALATGNLLVPIVAHIVTNLLSSYLWKLDHKQAEA from the coding sequence GTGGCAAACCAGCTTCCGGATCAACCTGAAATTGAACCTCTAACCCGCACCCAAGTGTTAATTGCTATGGGGGTGACGGCTCTTGTATTACTATTCGTTGCCAAGCTTTGGCTGCACTTGGGTTCCGTTATCCTTCTGCCCCTAGAGGGTACGCCTGAAGCGTTACTTTTAGGACTGGGTATAGCGCTGGGCATTACGGTGTTAAGTAGTTTAGTTTATCGTCTGTGGCCTGCTTATCGCCAAAGTGCGGATTACTATCTGCAAATGGTTCTAAAGCCATTAGTTTTACCCGACTTAATTTGGCTGGGGTTGCTACCTGGGATGAGTGAAGAATTATTGTTTCGGGGTGTGATGCTGCCCGCTGTTGGGTTGAATGCCACTGGAGTTGTTGCTTCCAGTCTGCTATTTGGTGTTTTGCATTTGAGTGGGCCACAACAATGGCCTTATGTCGTTTGGGCCACTGCGGTAGGGCTGCTGTTGGGATTTAGCGCCCTGGCAACGGGGAATTTACTCGTACCAATTGTGGCTCATATTGTTACCAATTTGCTTTCCAGTTATCTGTGGAAACTCGATCACAAACAAGCTGAAGCTTAA
- a CDS encoding DUF3326 domain-containing protein encodes MQRPYTVVLIIPTGVGAAIGGYAGDALPVARAISAICDRLITHPNVLNGAQLYWNLPNALYVEGYALDKFASGCIGLQPVHQNRVGLILDQGIEPELRLRHLQVADAARATLGLNLTDYVVTDAPLNVELRTAASGASWGTIGNPDSLLRSAEVLIEQAKADAIAVVARFPDDLGSEALQAYRHGQGVDPLAGAEAVISHLIVRTFQVPCAHAPALMPLPLDPDLSPRSAAEELGYTFLPCVLVGLSRAPQFVERQNPNPNFLVQTQNFTSLPGDIWASDVDAVVVPASACGGSALLSLSRQSRTQIIAVEENQTSMQVSPEDLGIQAIRVNSYLEALGVLVAHRAGISAEALSPSLSSLHCLSVRGKPASGST; translated from the coding sequence ATTCAACGTCCTTACACCGTTGTCTTAATTATTCCTACAGGCGTTGGGGCAGCGATTGGGGGCTATGCGGGGGATGCCCTACCCGTAGCTAGAGCCATCTCGGCAATCTGCGATCGCCTAATCACCCACCCCAATGTCCTCAATGGTGCCCAGTTGTACTGGAACTTACCCAACGCCCTCTATGTGGAAGGGTACGCTCTTGACAAATTCGCCTCTGGATGCATTGGATTGCAACCTGTACATCAGAATCGGGTGGGGTTAATTCTCGACCAAGGCATTGAACCGGAATTGCGCCTACGACACCTCCAAGTAGCAGATGCGGCTAGAGCGACACTGGGGTTGAATTTGACGGATTATGTGGTCACGGATGCGCCTTTAAACGTGGAATTACGAACCGCCGCATCTGGGGCAAGTTGGGGTACGATTGGCAATCCTGACAGTTTGTTGCGATCGGCTGAAGTACTGATTGAGCAAGCCAAAGCAGATGCGATCGCCGTGGTTGCCCGTTTCCCGGATGACCTTGGCAGCGAGGCGTTGCAAGCGTATCGTCATGGACAGGGCGTAGACCCCCTCGCCGGTGCCGAAGCGGTGATTAGTCACCTAATCGTTCGCACCTTTCAAGTGCCTTGTGCCCATGCGCCGGCACTGATGCCCTTACCCCTCGACCCCGACTTATCCCCTCGCTCCGCTGCCGAAGAATTAGGCTATACTTTCTTACCTTGTGTTCTAGTAGGATTGAGTCGTGCCCCTCAGTTCGTGGAACGTCAAAACCCCAATCCCAATTTTTTAGTTCAGACACAAAACTTTACCTCTCTCCCTGGAGATATTTGGGCGTCGGACGTAGATGCAGTCGTTGTCCCAGCAAGCGCCTGTGGTGGCAGTGCTTTACTCAGTTTAAGCCGCCAATCGCGAACTCAGATTATTGCGGTTGAAGAAAACCAAACCTCCATGCAAGTCTCCCCAGAAGATTTGGGTATTCAAGCAATCAGAGTAAACTCATATTTAGAGGCACTGGGCGTTTTAGTCGCTCATCGTGCCGGTATCAGTGCTGAGGCTCTCAGCCCTTCCCTATCCTCTTTGCATTGCTTATCTGTTCGTGGCAAACCAGCTTCCGGATCAACCTGA